The genomic region GCTGGTCCTGATCGCCACCTTGACCGCCCTGACCTTGGCCCGGTTTCTGGTCCTGGTTCTGCTGGTTCATCGTCTCCTCCTATCCTGCACCTCATTCGATGCCGCCCGTAACCGGGTCGAGGTCGAATTGTTCCAGCCCCGCGAAACATTCCGCCGCCGTCGGCCGCCCGACAGCCGCCGGCACGTTCCAGGGCGGTGAAAAGGCCCTGCCGCCAAGCCTTTGCCCACCATTGCGGCACGGCGACATCAGGCGCGATCACGCCAGCGCCTTTTGCGGTCGGTCCGGACGGTCAGGGCACCAGCACCGCGGCGCCGTCGAAACGGCCGGCGCGCAGGTCGGCGAGCGCCCGGTTCGCCTCGCGCAGCGGATAGGCGGTGGTGCGGGTGCGGATGCCGATGCGCGGGGCCAGCGTCAGGAAATCGACCCCGTCCTGCCGCGTCAGATTGGCGACCGAGACGATCTGGCGTTCCTCCCACAACAGGGCATAGGGAAAGCCGGGAATGTCGCTCATGTGGATGCCGGCGCAGATCACGCGGCCGCCCTTGCGCACCGCCCGCAGCGCCACGGGCACCAGTTCGCCCACCGGAGCGAAGATGATCGCCGCGTCCATCGGCTCGGGCGGCGGCCGGTCCGAACCGCCGGCCCAGTCGGCGCCCAGGCTGCGGGCGAAATCCTGCGACATGCGGTCGCCGGGCCGGGTGAAGGCATGGACCGAACGGCCTTGCCAGGCCGCCACCTGCGCGACGATATGGGCCGCGGCGCCGAAACCGTAAAGTCCCAGCCGCCGGCCCTGACCGGCCATGGTCAGCGCACGCCAGCCGATCAGCCCGGCACAGAGCAGCGGCGCCAGCGCCATGTCCGCGCCTTCCTCGCCCAGCGGAAAGGCGAAGCGGGCATCGGCGACGACCGCGGTGGCATAGCCGCCGTCGCTCGTGTAGCCGGTGAAGCCCGGCCGGTCGCAGAGGTTTTCCTGCCCGCCCAGGCAATAGGGGCAGGCGCCGCAGGTATGGCCCAGCCAGGGGATGCCGACCCGCTGCCCCAGCCGCAGCCCCTGGATGCCGGGGCCGAGCGCGTCGATGCGGCCGACGATCTCGTGGCCGGGGACGATCGGCACGCGCGGCTGCGGCAGTTCGCCGTCCACCACATGCAGGTCGGTGCGGCACACACCGCAGGCGGCGACGCGGACGCGGATCCGACCGGGACCGGGCAGCGGGTCGGGTCGTTCCGTCCAGACCAGGGGCGCGCCGATCTGTTCCAGGACCATCGCATGCATTCCGGCATCCTCCCCGCGCCCGCGCCCGTCACGTCCAATATGGCGAGCGCGGGTCGCGGTTGTAAATCCGGGCGCGGCCTTGGGTCGCAGGCCGGGCGCGCGCGGGTCCGGCGAGGGTCAGGCGGCGGCGTGGGGCAGCACCCAGATGCCGCTTTCGGGCACGGTGTTGACGCGCAGCCGGCAGCCATAGGCCAAGGACAGGTTGTCGTCGGTCAGCACCTCGGCCGGGCCGCCCTGGCACAGGACGCGGCCGGCGCTCATCAGCACCAGGCTCTGCGCGAAAAGCGCGGTCAGGTTCAGATCGTGCATGACCGCGACCACGCCGCCGCCGGCCCGAGCATAGCCCGCCGCCAGCCGCATCACCGTCAGCTGATGGGCGATGTCGAGGCTGCTGACCGGCTCGTCCAGCAGCAGCCAGCGTGGGCCGTCGCCATCGACCGGTTGCCAGACCTGCGCCAGCACCCGGGCCAGTTGCACCCGCTGCTGCTCGCCGCCCGACAGTTCCTGATACAGCCGGCCGGAAAAGCCGGGCAGGTCCACCGCCGCCAGCGCCGGCGGCACCACCGCCTCGGCCCGCTCGCCCCGGGCTTCCAGGCCGATGCGGACCACCTCGGCCACGGTGAAGGGAAAGGACAGCGCCGCGGATTGCGGCAGCACGCCCCGGCGCCGGGCCTGTTCCTGGGGCGGCATCGCGGCAAGGTCGCGCCCGCCCAGGGTGATCCTGCCCGCGCAGGCCAGTTCGCCCGTCAGGCAGCGCATCAGCGTGGTCTTGCCCGAGCCGTTCGGGCCGACGATGGCGGTGATCGCGCCCGCCCGCGCCCGGATCGAGACGCCGTGCAGCACCGGCTTGCGGCCCAGGCTGACCGAGATGTCGGTGGCGAGCAGGCTCACAGGTCCAGCACTCCGCGGTTGCGCAGCAGGATCCACAGGAAGAACGGCCCGCCCATGATGGCGGTGACGATGCCGATGGGCAGCTCCGCCGGCGCGACCACGGTGCGGCTGACCATGTCGGCGACCAGCAGCATCAGCGCCCCCAGAAGCGCCGCGTTCACCAGCAGGTGGCGGTGGTCCGGCCCGCTGGCCAGCCGCAGCAGATGCGGCACCACGATGCCGACGAAGCCGATCCCGCCCGAGACCGCGACCGCGGCGCCGGTGGCGCCGGCCACGGTCAGGATGGCCAGGTTCTTGACCCGCTGCACGCGGATGCCGACATGGCCGGCCGCCGCCTCCCCCAGCGCCAGCGCGTTCAGCCCGCGGGCGAGCCAGGGGGCGAAGACCAGCGCCGCCGCCATGATCGGCGCGCCGGCCAGCAGCTTGGGCCAGTTCGCCCCGGCCAGCGAGCCGAGGCCCCAGAAGGTCAGGTCGCGCAGCTGGGAATCCGAGGCGCGGAACACCAGCAGCCCGGAAAGCGCGCCCATGATCGCCCCCAGCGCGATCCCGGCCAGCAGCATGGTCGCGACCGAGGTGCGTCCGCGCCGCGTGGCGATGCGGTAAAGCATCAGCGTCGTGGCCCAGCCGCCGAAAAAGGCGGCGCAGGGCACCAGATACCAGCCGAACAGCCCCGCGATCCAGGCCGGCAGCACCCCGCCCAGCACGATCGCCGCGATCGCCGCCAGCGAGGCGCCGGCGCTGACGCCGACGATGCCCGGGTCGGCCAGCGGGTTGCGGAACAGCCCCTGCATCACCGCGCCCGAAACCGCCAGAGCGGCGCCGACGACGATGCCCATCAGCACCCGCGGCAACCGGATGTCCAGCAGCACCACCCGGTCCTGCACCGCCAGTTCCCGCCCCGCCGTCCAGTCCGAGACCGCCCGGGTCAGCGAGGTCCCCGAGGCGCCCCAGCCCAGCGACAGCAGCGCCACCGCCACCAGCAAGAGCGCCAGCGCCAGGCTCAGCCGGCGGGCGCGATGGCTGCGGTCGCCCTCGATCCGCAGGCGCGCGGGTGAGGCGGCCACCATTCAGCCCCCCGCGTAGATCAGGTCGTGCAGCTCTGCCGCCGCCTCGCCGGTGCGCGGGCCGAAGCCCAGAAGCTTCAGCCCGTCCATCATCACTAGCGCGCCATTGCGGCCGGCGGGGGTCTGCGCCAGCGCCGGAAAGGCCAGCGCCGCCCGTTTCGCATCGGCTTCGCTGCTGGCGCCGTTGGCGGCGGCATCCGCCTCGGGATCGCCGCGCTGCATCATCAGGATCACGTCGGGCGCGGCCTCGATCACCGCCTCGTCGGTCAGGGCCTTGTAGCCCTGGATCGACGGCATGGCGTTCTCGGCGCCTGCCAGTCGAATGATGCCGTCCGCCGCCGTGCCCGTGCCGCCGGCCGTGACCCGGCCGCCTTGCAGGAACAGCACGAAAAGCACCTTCTTCGGCGTGTCGACGGCGGCCGCTCGGTCCCCCACCGCCGCCAGGTCCGCGGCCAGCTTTTCGTGCAGGATGCGACCCTTTTCCGCCACCCCCAGCGCCTCGGCCACCTCGTCCACCTTCCGCAGCACGCCCTCGGCGTCGAAGCTGTCGTCCACGGCGACATAGGGCGCGCCCGTCGATTTCAGCACCGAGACCGCCTCGGGCGGACCGGCGCCGGGCTCGGCGATGATCAGGTCGGGCGACACCGACAGCACCCCTTCGGGCGACAGCGCGCGCAGGTAGCCGACATCGGTCAGGGCATTGGCCTCGGGCGGCCAGTTCGAGGTGGTGTCGCGCCCGATCAGCCGGTCCTGTTCCCCCAGAGCATAGACGATTTCCGTTACCGAGCCGCCCAGCGGCAGCACGCGCCGCGCCTCGGGCCAGGATTCGGCCCGGGCGCCCAGGGCCAGCGCCGCAAGGGCCAGGGCAGGGGCGAGGGCCAGGGCGCGGCGTCTCATTCCGCCGCCTCGGCCAGCACCGGCAGGCCCGCGACCAGCGCCGACCAGGCCGCGGCGTCGCCGCCCTTTTCCGGCCGCAGGCCGAAGCACTGGAAGATCAGCCCGCCCTCGGCATCGAAGGCCTCGACCGAAAGCGCCGGGCCGCGCTTGGTCGGCTTCTCGACCGCCCAGACCTCGGCGACGTGATCGCCGCGCAGGTGCAGGTTGAAGCGCGGGTCCATGACGTTCAGCCAGGGGCCAATGGGCTTGAGCACCTCGAACCGGCCCGAATGGATCTCGATGCAGCCCTGGTTGCCGACGAAGATCATCACGCCTGCGCCCTCGGCCTGCACCCGCTCGATCAGCGCCGGCACCGCCTCGACCGAGAGCGGCCGCACGAAGGGCGCCCCCACGATGCGATAGGCGCCCAGCCGGTTCATCTTCAGCCGCCGGATCAGGATGTTGAACTGATGCGTGTCGGTCATCCCCGACCATTCGCGGCGCAGCACATCGACCCGCTCGGGCGCGGATTTCGCCGGCTCCACCGGCTCGCGCGCGGCAAAGCTGCCGCTGTCGGACTGGTCCTCGACCGCCAGCGCGCGGACCAGCGCCTGCCAGGCCGCCAGGTCCGAGCCCTCGCGCAGGTGGATCTTGTGGATCGCGTCGCCCGCGGCGTCGAAGACCTGGACCGAGCGGCGGATGCCGGCATCGCCCGCCTTCTCGACGGCAAAGCCATGCACCCAATGGCGCGGGAACATGCGCAGGTCGATCTCGGGATCCACCGTCATCGCGGCATGGTCGCCGTCGTGGAAGTCGTTGTAGGTGCCGACCTTCTCGATCACGCAAGAGCGGTTGCGGGTCAGCGCCATCACCTCGCCCAGCGCCTGCACATGCGGGATCAGCCGGCCGGGCAGGGCGTCGATGCGGGTGGCGCCATGGCCGACCTGGGCCGCGACCAGGGCGGCCTCGGGCACGCCCAGCCGCTCGGCCAGGTCGTAGGGGCGGCCGCCGTCCTCGGCCAGCCGGCGGCGCAGGTCTTCGGGGGAATAGGGATTCATGGTCATGCCTTTTGCTGGGCTGCAAGGGCTCCGAACCGGATGGAGCAAGGAATCATTGACAGTTTTACTAAGAATAAATTAGGCCGCGCAAGATGCCAGCCCCCGGGCCAGCCGGAAACTTTTCCCGTCTGTCCACGAGGAACCATGACACGCCATCCGCTTTGCGGCGCGCTGCTTGCCGGCTCGACCTGCCTGACCGTCCTGACGCTTTGGACCCCGCTGCTGGCGCAGGACGCCGCGCCGCAAACCTTCGTGCTGGACCAGCTGGTGCTGCGCGCCGGCAAGCCCAAGGTCGCCTCCGAGGTGCCGCAATCCGTCTCGGTGGTGGACAGCCAGCAGCTCGACGACATCGAGGCGACCCATATCGGCGAGGTGCTGTCGACCGTGCCGGGCGTCGCCGGCGTCGGCTCGGGCAGCTTCTTCGGTCAGGGTTTCAACATCCGCGGCTTCGGTTCGTCCAGCGCCGCCGCCTCCGAGGCCGGCATCGTCCAGCTGATCGACGGCGAGAAGAAATACTACGAATCCTATCGCCAGGGCGCGCTGTTCGTCGAACCGGACTTCCTGCGCCAGGTCGAGGTGCTGCGGGGCCCCGGCTCGTCCACGCTCTACGGCTCGGGCGCGCTCGGCGGCGTGATCGCCATGGAGACCATCGAGGCCAGCGACCTGATCGCCCCGGGCAAGAGCTTCGGCGGCAAGGCCAAGCTCGGCTATGCCTCGAACCCGGACACCGTGCTGGGCAGCGTCGCGCTCGGCTGGCGCCCGGCCGAGGATTTCGAGGCCATGGCCGCCTTCGCCTGGCGCAAGCTGGGCGACACCAAGGACGCCGACGGCAACACCACGGTGCGCGCGAATTCCAGGACGCCCAACCTGCTGCTGAAGGCGAAGAAGAGCTTCGGCGACCAATATGTCGCCTTCTCCTACCAGCATCTCGAGGCCAAGGGCGACGACCAGGACTTCAACCAGCTGGAAGGCGCGCAGGCCGGGCTCTTCCCGGGCTTCCCCGGCTGGGGCGTCGGCGACATCACCACCCGCGACCAGACCGCGCGGCTGATCTGGGGCTGGAACCCGCAGGACAACCGTTATGTCGACCTGACGGCGACGCTGTCCTATACCAACACGCTCAAGGACGTGCGGCAGGGCGACGACCCGGACGAGCCGATCATGGAGTCGCTTCTGGGCGCGCGCGACTACCGACTGTGGAAATTCAAGCTACGCAACGTCGCGGACCTGTCGGGCGCCGGCTACGACCATCACCTGACCACCGGTGCCGAGGTGCTGAAGCAGGACCGCTCCTCCAGCGTGCCGTCAAGCTCGCACCCCGAGGCCTATACGCGCAGCTGGGGCGCCTATGCGCTGTCCGAGCTGACCTGGGGCAATCTGACGGTCAACTCCGGCTTGCGCTATGAAAAGCAGCGGACCGAGCCGAAGTCCTCGGTCACGGTGACCGACGACGACTACAACTCGGAATCGATCGAACCGCAGGTCGCCGCCATCTACCGGCTGAACGACAGCCTGTCGGTCTTTGGCTCGGTAGCCTTCGTGAACCGCATGCCGACGGTGGACGAGCTCTACGACAGCTTCATGGGCGGCGCGCCCTCGGGCGACCTGAAGGACGAGAAGGGCAAGAACATCGAGCTGGGCCTATCCTATCGCGGCAGCGGCGTGCTGGCCGCGGATGACGAAGCGGTGGTCAAGATCACGCTGTTCCGCAACCATATCGACGACATGATCGTGCGCACCAACGCGCCGGCGCCGACGCCGGCCTATGTCAACATCGACCGCGCCTATCTGCGCGGCGGCGAGATCGAGGCCAGCTATTCCATCGCGGCCTGGGAACTGGGCGCCGCGGTCTCGGTGGTGAACGGCGAGGACCAGGACGGCGCCGATCTCGACACGCTGCCGAACAACCGGCTGACGCTTTCGGCGATCTGGCAGGCCAGCGACGCCTGGCGCATCGGCCTGCGCAGCACGCTCGCCGCGGGCCGCGACAAGCCGGACGGGGATCGCCGCGCGGGCTATGGCGTGCACGACATCTTCGCGACCTGGAAACCGCAGGGCGGCCAGCTCGAAGGGATCGAGGTCCATATGGGCGTCGACAACGTCACCGACCGCGACTACACGCCCGCGACCTGGCTCACCGGTCCGGCGCCCGGCCGCAACCTCAAGCTCTCGGTCTCGCGCAGCTTCTACGGTCAGGACCCATAAATTCACTTGAGCGCAGTCTAACGTCATGATTCTACCCTCCCGACATGAAGAGGGATGATGGACGAACTTTTCTGGCTGACCGATGCGCAGATGGAGCGGTTACGGCCGTTCTTTCCGAAATCACGAGGCAGGCCGCGCGTTGACGACCGGCGCGTGCCGAGCGGCATAATCTTCATTCAACGCAATGGGTTGATGTGGAAGCACACGCCTGCCGCCTATGGTCCCGCGAAGACGCTCTACAACCGTTGGAAGCGCTGGAGCCGGATGGGGGTGTTTGCCACCATCATGACCGAACTGGCCGGGCAGGCGCAGGAAACCGACACGGTGATGATCGACGCGACACATCTGAAAACGCACCGGACGGCATCGAGCCTGGGGCTCCAAAAGGGGGACGCGGACGGCTGATCGGGCGCACGAAAGGCGGACTGAACTCGAAGCTGCATGTCCTGGCCGATGCGAAGGGCCGTCCGATCCGGATGTTCCTGTCGGCGGGGCAGACCTCGGATTACATCGGGGCGGGGGCGCTCCTGTCCTCCATCCCTCCAGCCGGGGCATTGCTTGCCGACCGGGGCGACGATGCCGACTGGTTTCGCAATGCGCTGATCGACATGGGGATTTCACCCTGTATCCCATCCCGGAAAGCCCGGAAGGTGCCGATCCCACACGACGCCGACCTCTACCGTCAACGCCACAGGAT from Paracoccus aminovorans harbors:
- a CDS encoding heme ABC transporter ATP-binding protein, whose product is MSLLATDISVSLGRKPVLHGVSIRARAGAITAIVGPNGSGKTTLMRCLTGELACAGRITLGGRDLAAMPPQEQARRRGVLPQSAALSFPFTVAEVVRIGLEARGERAEAVVPPALAAVDLPGFSGRLYQELSGGEQQRVQLARVLAQVWQPVDGDGPRWLLLDEPVSSLDIAHQLTVMRLAAGYARAGGGVVAVMHDLNLTALFAQSLVLMSAGRVLCQGGPAEVLTDDNLSLAYGCRLRVNTVPESGIWVLPHAAA
- a CDS encoding FecCD family ABC transporter permease gives rise to the protein MVAASPARLRIEGDRSHRARRLSLALALLLVAVALLSLGWGASGTSLTRAVSDWTAGRELAVQDRVVLLDIRLPRVLMGIVVGAALAVSGAVMQGLFRNPLADPGIVGVSAGASLAAIAAIVLGGVLPAWIAGLFGWYLVPCAAFFGGWATTLMLYRIATRRGRTSVATMLLAGIALGAIMGALSGLLVFRASDSQLRDLTFWGLGSLAGANWPKLLAGAPIMAAALVFAPWLARGLNALALGEAAAGHVGIRVQRVKNLAILTVAGATGAAVAVSGGIGFVGIVVPHLLRLASGPDHRHLLVNAALLGALMLLVADMVSRTVVAPAELPIGIVTAIMGGPFFLWILLRNRGVLDL
- a CDS encoding hemin-degrading factor, which codes for MNPYSPEDLRRRLAEDGGRPYDLAERLGVPEAALVAAQVGHGATRIDALPGRLIPHVQALGEVMALTRNRSCVIEKVGTYNDFHDGDHAAMTVDPEIDLRMFPRHWVHGFAVEKAGDAGIRRSVQVFDAAGDAIHKIHLREGSDLAAWQALVRALAVEDQSDSGSFAAREPVEPAKSAPERVDVLRREWSGMTDTHQFNILIRRLKMNRLGAYRIVGAPFVRPLSVEAVPALIERVQAEGAGVMIFVGNQGCIEIHSGRFEVLKPIGPWLNVMDPRFNLHLRGDHVAEVWAVEKPTKRGPALSVEAFDAEGGLIFQCFGLRPEKGGDAAAWSALVAGLPVLAEAAE
- a CDS encoding heme/hemin ABC transporter substrate-binding protein codes for the protein MRRRALALAPALALAALALGARAESWPEARRVLPLGGSVTEIVYALGEQDRLIGRDTTSNWPPEANALTDVGYLRALSPEGVLSVSPDLIIAEPGAGPPEAVSVLKSTGAPYVAVDDSFDAEGVLRKVDEVAEALGVAEKGRILHEKLAADLAAVGDRAAAVDTPKKVLFVLFLQGGRVTAGGTGTAADGIIRLAGAENAMPSIQGYKALTDEAVIEAAPDVILMMQRGDPEADAAANGASSEADAKRAALAFPALAQTPAGRNGALVMMDGLKLLGFGPRTGEAAAELHDLIYAGG
- a CDS encoding IS5 family transposase (programmed frameshift), translating into MDELFWLTDAQMERLRPFFPKSRGRPRVDDRRVPSGIIFIQRNGLMWKHTPAAYGPAKTLYNRWKRWSRMGVFATIMTELAGQAQETDTVMIDATHLKTHRTASSLGAPKGGRGRLIGRTKGGLNSKLHVLADAKGRPIRMFLSAGQTSDYIGAGALLSSIPPAGALLADRGDDADWFRNALIDMGISPCIPSRKARKVPIPHDADLYRQRHRIENMFARLKDWRRIATRYDRCPILFLSACALAVTVIYWL
- a CDS encoding zinc-dependent alcohol dehydrogenase family protein, whose amino-acid sequence is MHAMVLEQIGAPLVWTERPDPLPGPGRIRVRVAACGVCRTDLHVVDGELPQPRVPIVPGHEIVGRIDALGPGIQGLRLGQRVGIPWLGHTCGACPYCLGGQENLCDRPGFTGYTSDGGYATAVVADARFAFPLGEEGADMALAPLLCAGLIGWRALTMAGQGRRLGLYGFGAAAHIVAQVAAWQGRSVHAFTRPGDRMSQDFARSLGADWAGGSDRPPPEPMDAAIIFAPVGELVPVALRAVRKGGRVICAGIHMSDIPGFPYALLWEERQIVSVANLTRQDGVDFLTLAPRIGIRTRTTAYPLREANRALADLRAGRFDGAAVLVP
- a CDS encoding TonB-dependent receptor domain-containing protein, which translates into the protein MTRHPLCGALLAGSTCLTVLTLWTPLLAQDAAPQTFVLDQLVLRAGKPKVASEVPQSVSVVDSQQLDDIEATHIGEVLSTVPGVAGVGSGSFFGQGFNIRGFGSSSAAASEAGIVQLIDGEKKYYESYRQGALFVEPDFLRQVEVLRGPGSSTLYGSGALGGVIAMETIEASDLIAPGKSFGGKAKLGYASNPDTVLGSVALGWRPAEDFEAMAAFAWRKLGDTKDADGNTTVRANSRTPNLLLKAKKSFGDQYVAFSYQHLEAKGDDQDFNQLEGAQAGLFPGFPGWGVGDITTRDQTARLIWGWNPQDNRYVDLTATLSYTNTLKDVRQGDDPDEPIMESLLGARDYRLWKFKLRNVADLSGAGYDHHLTTGAEVLKQDRSSSVPSSSHPEAYTRSWGAYALSELTWGNLTVNSGLRYEKQRTEPKSSVTVTDDDYNSESIEPQVAAIYRLNDSLSVFGSVAFVNRMPTVDELYDSFMGGAPSGDLKDEKGKNIELGLSYRGSGVLAADDEAVVKITLFRNHIDDMIVRTNAPAPTPAYVNIDRAYLRGGEIEASYSIAAWELGAAVSVVNGEDQDGADLDTLPNNRLTLSAIWQASDAWRIGLRSTLAAGRDKPDGDRRAGYGVHDIFATWKPQGGQLEGIEVHMGVDNVTDRDYTPATWLTGPAPGRNLKLSVSRSFYGQDP